The DNA window GTGGGGGCCGGTCGGTTCGGCACCGGTCACCTGCCCGATCGCAGCGGGCGGCGAACGGGCAGCCGGCGCCGATCTCGTGCGGCAGCGGCGGCCGGCCGGGGATGGTGGCCAGCGGCTCGTCCCGGTCGCAGGCCAGGTCGGGCACCGAGGCGACCAGCGCCCGGGTGTACGGGTGCGCGGCGGCGTCCAGCGCCCAGGTGGGCAGGTCCTCCACAATGCTGCCGGCGTACATCACCAGCACTCGCTCGGCCAGTTGGCCGAGCATGGCGATGTCGTGCGTGATGACCAGGGCCGCGGCCTCGCGGTCCGTGTTGACCTGGCGCAGCAGCCGGAGGATCTGCTGCTGCACGGTGACGTCCAGCGCGCTGGTGGGTTCGTCGGCGATGATCAACTTCGGGTCGCCCATCAGGCCCATGCCGATCACCGCGCGTTGTCGCATGCCACCGGACAGCTCGTGCGGGTACTGCCGGGCCCGGCGTTGCGGGTTGGCGATGCGCACCGCGCGCAGCCGGTCCACGGCCAGTTGCCAGGCCGGGCCGCGCGGCTGGCCGCCGTGTACCTCGGCGACCTCGGCGAGCTGCCGGCCGACCAGCAGTGACGGGTTCAGCGAGGTGCCGGGGTCCTGGAACATCATGGCCAGTGAGGTGCCCAGCAGCCGCCGGGTGTCCGCGTCGGCCGGTTGGCGCAGGTCCCGGCCGAGTAACCGCAGCGAGTCGGCCGTGACCACGGCGGATTCGGGCACCAGCTGGGCCAGCGCGAGCGCGGTGAGGCTCTTGCCGCTGCCGGATTCGCCGACGATGCCGACCAGTTCGCCGCGGCGGAGCGTGAAGTCGACCCCGCGGACCGGGGTGAGGCCGCCGGGGAAGGTGATGGTCAGCCCGGAGACGGTGAGCACCGGGTCCGCGTCGCCGGTGTGTTCCGGGGGCGGTGGCGCCGGCTGGCTGACGCGGGCCGGGCGGCCGCGTACGCTTTCGGCCAGTGCCTCGCCGAGGCCGTTGAACGCCAGCCCGGCCAGGACGATCGCGATGCCGGGGCCCAGCGCGGCGGCGGGGGAGACGTAGATCCGGCCGAGGCCCTCGGACAGCATCCGGCCCCAGTCGTAGCTGGGTGCCTGCACGCCGAGGCCGAGGAAGCTCAGCCCGGACATGGCCAGCAGTGCCTGCCCGATGGCCAGCGTGAGGTTGAGGATCAGCGGCTCGGCCACGTTGGGCAGCACGTGCCGCAGCAGCACCCGCCCGCGCGGTACCCCGACCAGTGCGGCGGCGGCCACGTAGTCCGAGTCGGCCACCGACGCGGCCAGCGTCTGGGTCAGCCGGGCGATGCCGGGTGCCCCGGCGACGCCGATGGCCAGCACGGCCGAGGGCGCGCCCACGCCGAGTACCACGGCCAGGAAGATGGCCAGCAGCAAGGCGGGGAACGCCACCAGGAAGTCGATCACGGCGGTGACCGCGCGGGCGCCGCGCCGGCCGAGCACCGCGGGCAGCGCGCCCAGCGGGACGCCGATCACCGCGGCGACCACGATGCTCAACGCGGCCAAGGCCAGCGACGGGCTGGTCGCGACCAGCAGCCGGGCCAGGTTGTCCCGGCCCAGGTTGTCGGTGCCGAACGGGTGCGCGGCCGAACCGCCCTCCAGCAGGTGCTCGATGTCCCGCTGTTCCGCGGCGTCGCCCCAGATCAGCGGGCTGAGAATGGCCAGCAGCACGAACAGGACCAGCAGCACGCCGCAGGTCAGGCCGGTCGGGGTGCGCAGCGCGGCCCTGAGCCCGCGCCGCCGGTTGCCGTCCATCAGGTCCTCCGGATGGTGGATCGCGGGTCGAGCAGACCCAGCAGCAGGTCCACCGCCACGTTGACCAGCAGCACGGTGGCGCCGAGTACCAAGATCACCGCCTGGGCCAGCGGATAGTCGCGCTGCACCACCGAGTTGACCACCAGGGTGCCGACCCCCGGCCAGGCGAACACGTTCTCCACCAGCACGGTGCCGCCGACCAGTCCGGCGAGCAGCAGGCCACCCAGGGTGAGGGTGGCGGTGAGCATGTTGGGCAGCACGTGCCGCAGGTACAGCAACCGGGTCGGCAGCCGTTTGCCCCTGGCCACCCGCAGGTAGTCCTCGCCGAGCACGCGCAGCGTCTCGGCCCGCACGATCCTGGTCAGCGCCGCGATCGAACCGAGGGACAGCGCCGCGACCGGCAGCAGGTAGGACACCGGCCCGTCCTGTCCCGCCACCGGCAGCCACTGCAACCGCACGGCGAACACGAACACCAGGCCGACCCCGATCAGGAACTCCGGCACGGTGGCCAGCACACCGGTGACGCCGGTGAACACCAGCTCGGTGCCGCGTCGCCGGCCGGTCCGGGTCGCGGCGGCGACCAGCATGCCCAGCGGCACCGACACCAGCATGATCACCGCGAAGGCCAGCCCGGCCAGCAGCGCGCTGTTCGGCAGCCGCTCGCCGAGCACCTCGGCTACCGGCAGGTTGGTGGTGAACGAGGTGCCCAGGTCTCCGGTGAACAAGCCGTGCAGGTAGTGCCAGTACTGCTCGAGCAGCGGGCGGTCCAGCCACAGCGCGTGCTGCCGCGCTTGCACCAGCTCGGGAGTGGCCCGGGAACCCAGTGCGGTGCGCACCGGATCGCCGGGGATCAGGTGGATCATCGCGAAGGCCAGCGTCACCAGCACGAACAACGACACGACCAGGCGCAGCAGCCGGCGGGCCAGGAAGCTCAGCCACACCGGTGCCGCGCCGCGGGGTGTCGACCGGTCATCGACTTCGGGCACGGCCACCTGGTCAGCTCGCCACCATTCGGATGCTGGTCGGTTCCAGTCCCCAGATACCCGGTTGGTAGGTCGCCTTGTTGCCGAAGTAGTGCACCAGCCCGGTGGACACCGGCACTACGTCGCCCGCGCGCAGCAGCGCCTGCTCGGCCCGCTGCCACAGCGCGCAGCCCGCGTCGCCGGGGGTCTTGCCGGCTTGCCCGCTGAGGTTCGCGTACTCGGCGTTGTCGATGGCGCTGAAGTTGGTGCCGGCCGGTGGCTTGGCACCGGACAAGTAGCCGACCAGCTGGGACGGGTAGCTGACTCCGATGCCGAACACGGTCGCGTCCCAGGTGTCACCGTTGACGAACAGTTCCTGGTTCAACGCCGTGAGCTCCTTCGCGGCGAGCTTGACCTCCGCCCCCAGCGGTTTCCACCAGTTGCTGACCAGCTCCATGCCGGCGTCGTTGGCCGGTGACCCGGCCGAGTAGAGCAGCGTGATCGCGAGGCGCTGGCCGTTCTTGGCGCGGACACCGTCCTGGCCGGGCACCCAGCCCGCCTTGTCCAATGCGGACTTGGCCGCCTCGACGTCGTGGCCCGGCAGCGTGCCGGTCACCGAGTCGTAGTCGCACGGCCGGGGCTCGTTGGGTTCCAGATTGGTGGCGCGGCGCCCGTTGTTCTCGGTGAGCACCTTGGTCAGCTGGTCCAGGTCGAGGCCCGCGGTCAGCGCGCTGCGCACGGCAGGGTCGGCGCCGGGGTGGTTGGGCCGCTGGTTGAAGTAGAGGGTGTTGGGCGAGCTGGTCACCTGCATCTCGTGGTAGCCGTGCCCGGCCAGCCGCTGCCGGTCCTGGCCGAGCACCGAGATCCCGTTGAGCTGGCCGGACAGCAACAGGTTCGCCGCGGTCGACTCGCTCTGCACGATCTTGAGCACGACCTTCGCCGGGGTGCCGGGCGCGTCGGTCTTGGCGCCGTTCGGGCCCCACGCGTAGTCCTTGCGCACCTCGAACGTGTAGTGGTCCTCGGCCACCGCCTCGGTCAGCCGGTACGGGCCGGTGCCGTCGGTGCCGTGTGCGAGCTTGCCGCGGTCCGCGGTTCCCTTGGCGCACACGATCGGCACGGTGCCCGCGCCGGTGAGCAGGAACCCGAACGGCTGCGCGGTGGCGATCGTGACGGTGCTGGCCGCGTCGTCGGCGCGCACGGTGAAGTTGGCGTCCGGCAGGTTGTTGCCGATCAGCGGGGACTGGTTGGCGGGATTGCGGATGTACTCGAAGTTCGCCGCCACCTGGGTCGCGGTCAGCGGGCTGCCGTCCACACAGGTCACTCCTTTGTGGAGGGTGTAGGTGACGCTGTTGGGCGTGACTTCCCATTTGGTGGCCAGCTGCGGCACGGGGCGCCCCTGGTGGTCCATGTTGACGAGCGTGTCGTAGCCGAACGCGTCCACGATCGCGGCGGGGCCGCTTTCCGCCCGCAGCGGATCCAGGTTGCCGGGGTCGGCGCCCAGTGAGGTGCTGAAGGTGGCACCGTCCACATAGTTCTTCGGTCCGCCGGCACCGGCCGGATTGCCGGTACCGGCGCAGGACGCCAGTAGGAGTGCACCGGCGAACACCACGCCGGCGGTCGGGACGATCCTCATGACCAGGCTCCTTCGTCGCACGAGCCAGCCTGGCGAGTGAAGCTCGTCATGCTGACATCTTCTTGGCCCGCGAGTCTGCAACGGTGTCGCCGGACCGTGCTGGTGCCGGTCACTCAACCTCCGGCCGGTTTTGGTGCGTCCGCACGATCGCCGCTCAGCACCCGGGTGTAGAACGCGGCCTCCAGCTCCAACGACCGGGCGATGTGTTCGGCGCGCTCGAAGCCGTGCCCTTCGCCAGGCCAGGAAACGTAGCGCACGTCGCGGCCCAGCGCCCGCAACTCGTCGACCATCCGCTCGGTCTGGTCGGGCGGGCAGATCGGGTCGTCGGTGCCCTGCACGACCAGCAGCGGGGCGGTGATGCCGGCGATCTTGTTGATCGGTGAACGGTCCCGATAGGACTGTCGCAGGGTGTGCCAGTCACCGATCAGGTAGTGGTCGTACCCGGCCTCGTACTTGTGCGTCACCTGGTGCACCGCTTCCAGGTCGGCCACCGGGAAGTACGCGGTGCCGGCGGCGAACGCGGCGGTGTCGGCCAGCCCGCTCAGGGTGGTGAAGCCGCCGGCGGACCAGCCGCGCAGCACGATCCGCCCGGGGTCGGCGGCGCCGCGGTCGACCAGGTACTCCGCCGCGGTCACGCAGTCGGCCACGTCCAGTTCGCCCCAGCGGCCGTGCAGCGCGGTGCGGTAGGGGCGGCCGTAGCCGGTGCTGCCCCGGTAGTTCACGTCCAGCACGGCGTAACCGCGGCTGGTCCAGAACACCGCCGCCATCAACGCCATCACGCCGAGGCTCAGCGCGGCCGTGGCGGCCTTGACCGGGCCGCCGTGCGCGATGACCACCAGCGGCGGTGGGTCGTCCGTCCGAATTGGACACGGTGGGTAGTGCAGGGCGTGCAGCACGCCGCCGTCCGGTGCCGGCACCGCCAGCACCTCGGGCAGGCCGAGCAGCCGCGCGTCGATGGCCACGGCGCTGCCGGCGCGCAGCTCGTGGCACCGGGCCGGGTGCCACCGCCACACGCCGACCGGGCGGACCGGCGAACCACCCAGGAACACCACGTCCGAACCGGCGAACCGGGGCTGGGACACCTCCCAGCAGTCGGTGGGCAGCTCGGTGACCTCGCCGTCCGACCGGTTGATCCGGACCAGGCGGGCCCGCCCACCGTCGCGCACCGCGGCCACGACCTCGGTCGCCGACACGTCGTAGGGGACCAGGCCCATCGCCCCGGCAGCACCGACCTCGGCGGCCATCGGAGCGACCGGGCGCACCTCGGTACCGTCCCAGGCGTACAGGTTCCACCAACCGTCCCGATCGGACACGAAGTACAGGGTGCCGTCCGGCGCCCAGCGCGGGTGGCACACCGACTCGGTGTCGCCGCCGGCCACCAGCACGGCCGGTCCCGGCCTGCCGTCGGCGTCCAGGCCGGCCACGTACAGCAGGGTGCCGTCCCAGGGCATCCGGGGCAGGTCCCAGCACTGCCAGGCCAGCCGGTCACCGGCCGGGGAGACCCGGGGCGCCAGGT is part of the Amycolatopsis sp. CA-230715 genome and encodes:
- a CDS encoding ABC transporter substrate-binding protein, with product MRIVPTAGVVFAGALLLASCAGTGNPAGAGGPKNYVDGATFSTSLGADPGNLDPLRAESGPAAIVDAFGYDTLVNMDHQGRPVPQLATKWEVTPNSVTYTLHKGVTCVDGSPLTATQVAANFEYIRNPANQSPLIGNNLPDANFTVRADDAASTVTIATAQPFGFLLTGAGTVPIVCAKGTADRGKLAHGTDGTGPYRLTEAVAEDHYTFEVRKDYAWGPNGAKTDAPGTPAKVVLKIVQSESTAANLLLSGQLNGISVLGQDRQRLAGHGYHEMQVTSSPNTLYFNQRPNHPGADPAVRSALTAGLDLDQLTKVLTENNGRRATNLEPNEPRPCDYDSVTGTLPGHDVEAAKSALDKAGWVPGQDGVRAKNGQRLAITLLYSAGSPANDAGMELVSNWWKPLGAEVKLAAKELTALNQELFVNGDTWDATVFGIGVSYPSQLVGYLSGAKPPAGTNFSAIDNAEYANLSGQAGKTPGDAGCALWQRAEQALLRAGDVVPVSTGLVHYFGNKATYQPGIWGLEPTSIRMVAS
- a CDS encoding S9 family peptidase; this translates as MRTPEPVPAAALAEAGRGFVELHTDGSEVYWLEQRPADGRTVLLAADGCRELTPAPWSVGTLVHEYGGASVLVDEGVPYFVAATDQRIYQIPPGAEPRPLTPPDARRYADLAPDRRRDRLIAVCEDHRGPDPLPLNTVVAVPLDGGEPVELCAGHDFYLAPRVSPAGDRLAWQCWDLPRMPWDGTLLYVAGLDADGRPGPAVLVAGGDTESVCHPRWAPDGTLYFVSDRDGWWNLYAWDGTEVRPVAPMAAEVGAAGAMGLVPYDVSATEVVAAVRDGGRARLVRINRSDGEVTELPTDCWEVSQPRFAGSDVVFLGGSPVRPVGVWRWHPARCHELRAGSAVAIDARLLGLPEVLAVPAPDGGVLHALHYPPCPIRTDDPPPLVVIAHGGPVKAATAALSLGVMALMAAVFWTSRGYAVLDVNYRGSTGYGRPYRTALHGRWGELDVADCVTAAEYLVDRGAADPGRIVLRGWSAGGFTTLSGLADTAAFAAGTAYFPVADLEAVHQVTHKYEAGYDHYLIGDWHTLRQSYRDRSPINKIAGITAPLLVVQGTDDPICPPDQTERMVDELRALGRDVRYVSWPGEGHGFERAEHIARSLELEAAFYTRVLSGDRADAPKPAGG
- a CDS encoding ABC transporter permease, producing MPEVDDRSTPRGAAPVWLSFLARRLLRLVVSLFVLVTLAFAMIHLIPGDPVRTALGSRATPELVQARQHALWLDRPLLEQYWHYLHGLFTGDLGTSFTTNLPVAEVLGERLPNSALLAGLAFAVIMLVSVPLGMLVAAATRTGRRRGTELVFTGVTGVLATVPEFLIGVGLVFVFAVRLQWLPVAGQDGPVSYLLPVAALSLGSIAALTRIVRAETLRVLGEDYLRVARGKRLPTRLLYLRHVLPNMLTATLTLGGLLLAGLVGGTVLVENVFAWPGVGTLVVNSVVQRDYPLAQAVILVLGATVLLVNVAVDLLLGLLDPRSTIRRT
- a CDS encoding dipeptide/oligopeptide/nickel ABC transporter permease/ATP-binding protein, whose amino-acid sequence is MDGNRRRGLRAALRTPTGLTCGVLLVLFVLLAILSPLIWGDAAEQRDIEHLLEGGSAAHPFGTDNLGRDNLARLLVATSPSLALAALSIVVAAVIGVPLGALPAVLGRRGARAVTAVIDFLVAFPALLLAIFLAVVLGVGAPSAVLAIGVAGAPGIARLTQTLAASVADSDYVAAAALVGVPRGRVLLRHVLPNVAEPLILNLTLAIGQALLAMSGLSFLGLGVQAPSYDWGRMLSEGLGRIYVSPAAALGPGIAIVLAGLAFNGLGEALAESVRGRPARVSQPAPPPPEHTGDADPVLTVSGLTITFPGGLTPVRGVDFTLRRGELVGIVGESGSGKSLTALALAQLVPESAVVTADSLRLLGRDLRQPADADTRRLLGTSLAMMFQDPGTSLNPSLLVGRQLAEVAEVHGGQPRGPAWQLAVDRLRAVRIANPQRRARQYPHELSGGMRQRAVIGMGLMGDPKLIIADEPTSALDVTVQQQILRLLRQVNTDREAAALVITHDIAMLGQLAERVLVMYAGSIVEDLPTWALDAAAHPYTRALVASVPDLACDRDEPLATIPGRPPLPHEIGAGCPFAARCDRAGDRCRTDRPPLRVLATGHRVACWHPHHTENGSRP